The Cynocephalus volans isolate mCynVol1 chromosome 12, mCynVol1.pri, whole genome shotgun sequence sequence tcttaaaaaattacctgaacacatacaaacatgCTTTCACACACTGAGCAGTTAGGTAATAAAagatactttattataaaaaccAAATTAGTTTGAATCTTGATTCAaactaacaggaaaaaaagatgtttttgagACAGTTTGGGAAATTTAAACATGGCCTGGGTATTGaatgatattaaaaatgtattttttgtcgGGTGCAATTTTGGTATAGGTGTTTAATCAATTGTTTATTTTATGAATCGTTGCACAATTTTATAAACTACTAGTGAGAGTTTTCTTAGCAAGTGGATTGATAGagaaatataatatacataaacatGATCATGTTTTAAATGACTCAGATTTATAGGATTGGAAGTCAGAGAACCATTGTTGGTACAAATGTCCTGACCATCCAAGATAAAATGAACTCCACAGAGTTTTGTTTTCCAGGCTGCACAAGGGAATGCTTGGACAACAAATTCATTTGGGTAAAGGAAAAGGTTAGTGTCTCAAGCAGTTCTTGTAGTCACTTGTTTTGAGGCTTTCAgctttggctgaagaaattttttgttttgtttttgttctttgtatcTTTGTAATCTTCAAATGACTAAAAGGTTTACAATAATGTTGATAAACCTTTCCAGATTTTATCAATCTAGGATATTATCACAGACTAATAATTATGTATCATTAATTTCTTAGTGAAAGTGGTGTAATAGAGCACTCACTAATGCCATCCTTACTCCATTGTTGTTGTTCTGAAAGATACCAACTTTGTGGCATAAATACAGCTGTAAAGTATATGCATAGATATACTTAAAgaggtttccttctttttccttctatcaTAACTAATGTCATCCTACATTGTCCATGTTAAATTTTTggaaagagattttgaaactgtagAACATCACCACGTACTGCGGAGCTGTTGAGTTGCACTCAAAAGTGACCATCTGGTTTTCTTTGCACCACTTTTTGAaaaggcggtctcttccccagtatgtagatttgctgcctttgacaaagatcagatggctgtaggcttatggattgatttttgggttctctattctattccattgatctgtgtgtctatttttatgccattccatgctgttttggttattatagctttgtaatatagtttaaagtcagttactgttatgcctccagctttatttatttattttattgctcatgattgctttggcgatgtgtggtcttttgttgttccatataaatgtctggatagatttttccatctcatagaaaaatgtcattggaattttaatggagatttcattgaatctgtagatcacttttgataatatggatattttcacaatgttaattctgccAATCCAAGACCCAtacttttcaccatataccaaaagctactcaaatggattaaatgattaattatacatcctgaaacaaaacaaaacaaaacaaacaaacaaacaaaactccttaaaggaaacaggggaaactctccaggaagtaggagcaggtacagacttcatgaattggacccaaaaagcacaggcaactaaaggaaaaataaacaaatgggattatatcaaactaaaaagcttctgcacagcaaaagaaacaattaacagaataaaaaagacaaccaacagagtgggagaaaatatttgcaagatatatatctgacagaggattaatatccagaatatacaaggaactgaaacaactttacaacaaaaaaacaagtaacccaattaaaaaatgggcaaaggagctgaataggcatttctcaaaggaagatatacaaatgtccaacagacacgtgaagaaatgctcaacctcactcggcatcctggaaatgcaaaacaagaccactttgagatactatcacactccagttaagatggctaatatccaaaagactgaatgataaatgctagcaaagttgtggagaaaaggaaacctcaAACGCTGTTGATGGggctgcaaagtggtgcagcctttatgaaaaatggtatggaagttccacaaacaattacagattgatctaccatatgacccaactattccattgcttggaatatacccagaggaatggaaaccatcatgccaAGGGGATATCTGCACTTGAAAGTTTATtatggctctatttacaatagccaggagttggaaccagcccaaatgtccatcatcagatgagtcaagaaagaaaatgtggtatatctacacagtggaatactattctcCTATAAATAAGAATGGAATTCTACCATTCACAtcaacatgggtggacttagagagaattatattaagtgaagcatgtcaggcacagaaagagaaatacgacatgttctcacttatttatgggagataaaaataaataaataaatacacaaataaactggggggtggaaggaagacacaacaattgcaattccttgaagttaataTGACAAGCTAACAGATATGAGGTTCTtgtgagggagggaaaggagggagggaggtttcagcaatgggcaacaataatcaaccacattgttgggctgccagtggctcacttgggagagtgcagtgcttataacaccaaggctgcaggttcagatcactatatagggatggccggttagctcacttgggagagcgtggtgctgacaacaccaagtcaagggttaagatccccttaccggtcatctttaaaaaaaaaaaaaatcaaccacattgtatattgacaaaataaaataaataaataaataaatatactaccATCGTTACATCTAAATACTAGTAATAGTAAAAGctctacttcaaaaaaaaaaaggaaaatgtggtatatctacacaacgggatactactctgctatataaaaaaaaatgaaatactgtgatatgcagcaacatgtatggaattagagaaaattatattaagtgaaatctgccaggcacagaaagagaaataatgcatgtcaTGCTGTGTTTCTGCCTACAAAGACATCACAAAATTTATCAATCctttgtgaacattttttttttcctgaaagtgaAAATGTCTTAATCCTTCTCAACTGAATTTTTACCCAAGTTAGGGAGTAAAAAAATTGTTCGGAGTTGTCTTCAGTGTTGAAAGCTAATTGTCtacataaaaatattgaaaataaaataaaaagcatacaatCATTAGCCTCACAAACTATTGAACAcggtaaattaaaaatatccttcctcttttctctacTCAATAGGTCTAAATTAAATTCTGAGAAAATCATCAGTATGGTGGAAGAAGTAGATTTTCAGGTGTTTTGGTAAGGGAGAAAAAGTAATCTGGGGAATTATTTTATAAAGGcttaataaatttatttggaattttaataagaaattaaaaataagaaatattaaagataagAAATGTAGGTAACAGAGTTTTAGATACTGGAATTTGATGGGGGAATactttttctcttgatttctgtttttctgggttCTCACAAATTTACCTTCATGAATACCTGGTACTCatacaattttctttataattagaACAGTATATTAAccttaaatagaattttaaatttcaggctttcttggaattttaaaatgctgCCATATGAACAAGCACAAACTACTGTattttacaatgagaaaaaatatgtcACATCCCAACACATGACATGCCATCTAGCAAGGTACCTGATTTGAGTGTGCAGCCCTCTTAGACTCTCCCCTGTCAACAGATTCCATATACAAGAGCAAGACATGCCAAGATTAGCCTTGCCAGGTCTGGGACTGGTCTTTTCTGTGGTTACTCACTTTCTCAAGTGCTGGCAAGATTACCACAAAGATTTCCCAATTCTTACCATGTGCTACTTAAGTATatatgttattcattcatttagggTAAAATTGTTTAAAACCATCCactaaaaaaattcagaaaataaatatagtgtTGACCTCATTAACGCttgttaatgtaatattttattaatatggtgttaTCATATACAGCTTAAGTACATTTTATTACAAGCTTAGAGCTTCATATTTATGTTATTAAATGTATGGATAATGATCCTGATACCAAGTCCTAGCaaactttaaaagtttaaattaactttaaaagcACCTTCCATTTGTTTAAGTCTAAGATATACATACAAGCAAAGAAGTTTGCTGCGAGTGGGAGGCCCGGATGACATAGGGCTTCACCACCAGTGAAGCTCTTCATAGGTGCTCTTTTGTCTTTGTTGTCATGAGACTGTCCTTCAAGACAGATGTATTTTGTGACAATAGTTTGGGGCTCACTAAGAATAAAATGAAGAGTTATTAACAACAACTTATTATATATTTCAGTATGTGAACTACAGCATATACActcatgtgtatatacatacacaaactcACTCATACATTACACAGACATTCATACAACACAGATGATATGTATTGGCTATATTCTCTAGACTAGATGTCTAATGCCattcttttccttgaaaataaatttacagtTCATCGTGAACTCTGGATGTTATTTTGTTAGGCTATTATATGTACCAGGTTGGATGGCCTCCCCCTCCCGCTTATATCCCATAATGATCAATAACTGTTTGAGTCCCAAGATAGGATAGTTTTCTTGATATCTTGTTGATATCCACAGAGATCAATGATTGTTTAGCAGGCTCACAGAACATGGGCCCCAGGGATACACAAGCACAAACATAAAACCTATAACACTTTTCCATCACAGCATCTTCAGAAATGGGAAGCAACGCTGATCTCTCAGGTTGGTTGGTTGGGCTGTACTTTGTGGGTTTTTCTGGGAGCTGAAAACGTTTTTTGTTTTCCCCCATAGAGGTAATTCTTCGGACGTATGTAGAAGAAGAAGGAATTGTAAAGAGCAGTGGTAGTAGAGTGCTAAGACATCTATCTTTTCTCCCCCTCTTAGTTAGAGAATATTTTAAGATCTGCCATGCTTTGATCACtcctttatgaaaatatttttccctttgtgtaTTAAGGGGTAATCCCAGAAATCTAGAAAATGGATACGGTTTGATTTGTGGAACCAAATATCTTGTAGCAGCTGTTAGTGTGAGAGGAATAACAGTGTGAACAAATTGGGATGAAGGcttgttctctctccttttttcttcctcctctctcacaCTAAGCCCCTCCATGCAACCTAGCAAAGACCTCATGGAGATTCTCCTGACAGTCCCTTTGATGCTGAGGATGGCAGTAAGAGGTCCATGTGAATGTTCTGGGAGGAACAAAGACAAGTGAGCTACTTCTGgagcagaaaggagagaaattatTGAGGCTTTGCGCAAGCACTCTGAAACGTCTCTCTATGGCAGGTTTCTCGACCAGGGCACTATTGACTTTTCGTCCAGATAGTTTGTTGCAGGTGGGAATGCAATGGGGTTGGGAACATCATTTGCACTGTACGCATTTAGCCGTATCCGCACTGCATGTGAGCACACCCCCTCCCTGTTGTGACAAcaaaaaatgcctccagacattgACAATATCCCATTGAGATCAAGGTCTCTCCTGGTTTAGAACTGCTCTATGAGCAACTAACAGCCTGGTTTTTCATCCTTAGACTTGAAAACAGGAgatgattttcaaaattatacacTACTTTGAACTCACAGGAAGACATATAACTCACATTTCCAGACCATCTGAAGACagaaaatcttattaaaataataattttttgttttcacacAGGGATTTAGCAATTTTCATATTCTGGACATCTTTCAAATCAGTTGAGGAATTGGAAAAATACCTGGCTGTGTTGGTCTCTAGTCTAGCTTCTCTGTGCTCCCAGAATACCCAACTATTGCCTCTGCAGTCGTGTACATATCTGCCAAtggcaagggagagagagaataaataagaGGTTTATCACCCTCTCTTTGCACTTGTTATGTGTCAAAAGCCTTGAAAGTATGTGTGTCTCATTAAAAAATTTccaccctcctctcccactccactTCATAGTACTTAAATTTTGTAAGAAATCAGGAGTTTaaatattccctttttaaaacaaatagaggataaattatttatgtttatgGATGTTGTTAAATTGAAAATACAATGCAACTAAAGTGTGTGTTTGTAGTGTTCCAGCTGTACAATAtgacttactgttttttttaaatttacattttatcagAGTCATTTTCAAGtcattaaacattatttaaaataatgtttaatatcTGCATATTTTCATGACATGTGCAACATAAATATGAACATTCTCCACTTATTTGATGCCACTTCTAAGCTTTCAATAATGCTGAAATACAGcagtgagaattttaaaaaataattttcaatgcaCATCTTTAATCAGTTCttcaaataaaatcaaagcaTTAAATTCATCTACCAAATAGAACTTTCCAAGGGTGAAGAGTCATAGTTACAGAAAGATtgtactcagcaataaaaatttcCTAAACCAAGGCCAATACTGAGATTATAATTAACAAGGCAACTATACTAATTTTATGGAAAATTGCTAACATAGAGTATAAAAACTACTTTCTTCACATAATATCTGTGTATAAAACATATACACTTGTGGGTAAACAAACTCAAATAAGCATATCTTTCAGCATGTCAGTGTTAGACTTATAGAAGAGTAATACATTGTTCAAGAATTATTTCTGAAGAACCAAATAATAGAGTGTCAATTAAAGAGTCTTTTCCTCCCaaaaaataggatttgaattttatAGATCAAAAGGGCTAATTACATGATACTTTAAAGTCTTTCCTCATGAGTAAGTGCCAAGATCTCAATTgtgaaagacaaattaaaaaatatatataagttcTTATAAATGTTAATGATTATGTATGATCCTTGAATTAAACTGTGAGCTTTATGCATCTCTAATTATACAATATCTGaacttttcataaattttgaaatagaagACCTAATCATGGCTGATAAATAACGATCTTGTTTCTTCTAATGTCTTTTTACAGAAGAGATCCACAACTAAATTTCAGGTCATGCAAtggaaatcatttttaattttttcctccaaCCACAAATAAAGTAGAGACATGGGTGAGGAGAACTGCAGCACTGTGACAGAGTTCATTCTCCTTGGATTATCTGATGACCCTGAGCTGAGAGTTTTCCTCTTCCTGCTGTTCCTTCTCATCTACGGAGTCACGGTTTTGGCCAACCTGGGCATGGTTGCACTGATTCGAGTCAGCTCTCgactccacacccccatgtactttttcctcagcCACCTGTCCTTTGTGGATTTTTGCTACTCTTCAACCATTGTGCCAAAGATGCTGGCTAATATCATAAACAAGGACAAAGCCATCTCCTTCCTGGGGTGCATGGTGCAATTCTACTTGTTTTGCACATGTGTGGTCTCTGAGTCCTTCCTGCTGgctgtgatggcctatgaccgctttGTGGCCATCTATAACCCACTGCTCTACACGGTCTCCATGTCTGAGAAGGTCTGTGGAGAGCTGGTGTCTTGCTGCTACTTCTGTGGATCGGTGTGTTCTCTGATTCACTTGTGCTTAGCTCTTGAAATCCCATCCTATAGATCAAACGTGATTAACCACTTCTTCTGTGATATCCTCCCTCTCTTAAGTCTTGCTTGCTCTGATGTCACTATGAATGAGGTGCTGCTTTTCATTGTGGCCACTTTCAATGAGATCGTGGCCATTGTGATCATCCTCAGCTCCTACTTGTTTATTCTCATCACCATCCTGAGGATGAGCTCTGCAGAGGGAAGGAGCAAAGCTTtttccacctgtgcctcccacctcacAGCCATTGTTGTTTTCCATGGAACAATCCTTTATATTTATTGCCGACCCAGTACAGGCAGCGGTGGAGATGTGGATAAAGTGGCCACAGTGCTCTACACTGTAGTGATTCCCATGCTGAACCCCCTGATCTATAGCCTGAGAAACCAGGACGTGAAAGAAGCTCTCAGAAAAGTGGTTGGATCCAAATTATATTCTTAGAGAAGGTGCTGTTAGCAAGACTCAGAATTCCAAAGTAGAATTCAggcaggtgggagtggggattACGAGGCAAGTTGCAGTGTTTGAATGGACAGAAGAGACGGAGACAGGTAGTCATGAGCAACTTTTTTTGATTCACTTATCTTTCTGTCTCTTAAGTGTAAAAGAGTAGgactgaaaatatttcaaaatgttcagctcgcttctttgtttttcttcaatctGTAATGTATTAAATGGATATGGGTAGTGGCACTGTTAAGACAAGGCCTTTAGTCTGCTGTTGAATCTTCACAAGTCTAATGAAGAGCTCATAAGGTCACACTTTATTTCAGTATTCCTTATGGAATCTactatttctttcaaaataaaatttatgttactTTATAACGAAGATAACACCATTGCAAAGCGTGTGTAGAGAATGGGAAATCCATACATGTatatggttttttttattttttgtcttatgtttatgatttattattttttaaatttgttgttatCACAGTGTCCTGTGTTATGGAACTTTGGtttctatatcattttatatagaaaataataattgttcCACTAGATTCTTaggaaaatttatttagaaaagttGGGAGTATGTTCAAGGAGTGTAGAATAATTCTTAGAAGATAatagtgttctctctctctctagatatctataaatgtctagatagagagagagagaatcactTAAAAACTATTATTATGAGTGGCAGCATTTCTGATTTAAGCCTGTTCTCTCATTTCATCTTTTCTCCTATCTTCATGCTATCTCTGCAATCCCATGTGGATGAAATGCTTACTGTCACTTAGAAGTTGACTTCTAAGTTCTGTTTGTGTTCTTTGCTTTTGTCTTTGTTCTTCCTGATATGTCCATTTTTTCACCCTTGCCCCACatacataaactttatttcttcattcagtgCCTGTTCATATGTACCATTAACACTTTCTTTTTAACTCCATTATGATTGTGTCAATTACAAGATCATCTGTACTTGATTAAATGAGGCTTCTCTTCTTGTGTCTATAGTAATGCTAGAAAACTAGTAGGTTTGAGGTCCTGAAAACTAGGATTGGTGTTAtgactgagggtttttttttttatttcacaagtAATTTAACTTTTTCAATTCTCTGTATCCTCCATTTTAACTTTGGCTAATACTGAAAATCTCACAGCATTTTATTAAGGTTAAATTTTGACAACATATGAACACTCAGTGACATGTAGCAGGTACtcagttaaaataaaatcattaaggaCTGAGGGTTTTAAGTATTTTCACTTTCACTATCACTAGCATATGATGtttcctttatttccctttataTTAAATGGATAGAAGATTAAATACTGGAGGATTAGTGATACACATTTTGTTATTCATATATAAACTTATAGCACTTCAAGTGCCTTCAAGAATTGTGAATTGGCTGAGTCATAGAGATGTAGATCCCGTTCTTTATTGCTGTACTGTATGTCTTAGGCATGATAAAATagtatattcaaaaaaattaagtcatCAATAAAATCGTGTAAAAACCATATTttctatacaaatatattttgatataatatGGCTTCAGAAAACATCATAGTGCTGAGATatataaaagaatacatttatcGGTGTCTCACCTGAAattagaaacaaaagcaaacaaaaaaaaattcagagggaTTTGTAAGATGGAAACACCTAAAGTTTTAGATACTTTCATTCATATTCTGTGAGTTTTCTGTTCAAGCACTTTGCTTATACTTGCACTAGTTGTTAATGATCTTCATAATGATTTACAAtagatttcaaaatgtaaaaacagtAATTATTAAGGATAAGATGTGCAAAAATGTAATATAGCAATGCCACTTTATGTAGTAGGCAAACATTTTAACAAGTAGTTtatactttttctgtatttttacccCAATTTTTGGCAGCTTAAAGAATAAATTCAGGGAAACTAAATcctaatttattatatatttatgtcaaATTTATATGCTTTTTAGCTTAAGATTGgatcatttaaatttattgatttttatttgttttaatgaatgaatgaatgaatgcttaaaAAGTAGTTATTCTGTTCCCATTCCCAAACTATATAACAATATTCACAACATTGTTTATtgatcattctttctttccctacGGAAATGTAATATTTCATTAACATATACATATTCctaaataaattatgttgttAGCATTAATCTTTCATCAGGCTCTGAATAATATACATAGTCTCCACCctgacttcttctttttttttttttctatttttttaaaaaattttattttgtcgatatacattgtagctgattattgctccccatcaccaagacctccctcccttctccctccccccctcccccccaacaatgtcctttctgtttgcttgtcgtatcaacttcaaataattgtggttgttatatcttcttccccccccccccggtttttgtgtgtgtgtgtgtgtgtgtgtgtgtgtgtgtgtgtgaatttatatattaatt is a genomic window containing:
- the LOC134360907 gene encoding olfactory receptor 5L1-like, with product MGEENCSTVTEFILLGLSDDPELRVFLFLLFLLIYGVTVLANLGMVALIRVSSRLHTPMYFFLSHLSFVDFCYSSTIVPKMLANIINKDKAISFLGCMVQFYLFCTCVVSESFLLAVMAYDRFVAIYNPLLYTVSMSEKVCGELVSCCYFCGSVCSLIHLCLALEIPSYRSNVINHFFCDILPLLSLACSDVTMNEVLLFIVATFNEIVAIVIILSSYLFILITILRMSSAEGRSKAFSTCASHLTAIVVFHGTILYIYCRPSTGSGGDVDKVATVLYTVVIPMLNPLIYSLRNQDVKEALRKVVGSKLYS